A stretch of the Glandiceps talaboti chromosome 23, keGlaTala1.1, whole genome shotgun sequence genome encodes the following:
- the LOC144452785 gene encoding beta-1,3-galactosyl-O-glycosyl-glycoprotein beta-1,6-N-acetylglucosaminyltransferase-like → MVVLIRLWLSYRSNVTVLTPKATNVICSEIIQGQPYSEDLINMSIQLLHDKAIPDRMFVSLINNCSDFLQTGGYTYKPVTQEEIDFPLAFSILMYRSVYQVEQLLRTIYRPHNIYCIHVDKKAPSELHTAMKAITSCFNNVFIASRLTNVVWGSISVVNAERYCQKDLLARNKKWKYLINLTGQEFPLKTNLEIVQILKQLQGQNDIMTSEKINPERTQHKFYEINGSMQNTTMEKTDPLPYNITIRKGELHCALTRPFVEFLHESEIAKEFLVWINDTYVPDESYYQSLASLPQAPGGPGLRQSSSIISRAKVWYKHEYCKGEFIHHNCVFSWRDLPWIVKRPNLFLHKLKVDYDPLVLHCLEELIYNRTVSPIQLNLDFYREFSKFKILHRLEDNGEWSQTSIK, encoded by the coding sequence aTGGTGGTATTGATACGTCTGTGGTTATCATACAGATCAAATGTGACTGTGTTGACACCAAAGGCAACAAATGTGATTTGTTCTGAAATTATACAAGGACAACCATATTCAGAAGATCTCATTAATATGTCTATACAGTTACTTCATGATAAGGCAATACCGGACAGAATGTTTGTATCATTAATAAATAATTGTTCTGACTTCCTTCAAACAGGAGGATATACTTATAAACCTGTCACACAAGAAGAAATTGACTTTCCTCTAGCTTTTAGTATATTAATGTACAGATCTGTCTATCAAGTGGAACAGTTGTTGAGAACCATATACAGACctcataatatatattgtattcatGTCGATAAGAAAGCTCCATCTGAACTACATACAGCCATGAAGGCGATAACTAGTTGCTTTAATAATGTATTCATAGCTTCACGTCTTACTAACGTTGTCTGGGGATCCATTAGCGTTGTTAATGCAGAGAGATACTGTCAGAAAGATTTACTGGCCAGGAACAAGAAAtggaaatatttgataaatctgACTGGACAGGAGTTCCCGTTGAAGACTAATTTGGAGattgtacaaattttgaaacagCTCCAGGGACAAAATGATATTATGACGTCAGAAAAAATTAACCCGGAGAGGACACAacataaattttatgaaattaatgGTAGTATGCAGAATACAACGATGGAGAAAACTGATCCCTTACCTTATAATATAACAATTCGCAAAGGGGAGTTACACTGTGCCCTCACACGACCATTTGTTGAATTCTTACATGAAAGTGAGATTGCCAAGGAATTCCTTGTGTGGATAAATGACACGTACGTACCAGACGAATCGTATTATCAGAGTTTAGCTTCACTTCCACAAGCTCCCGGAGGACCCGGATTAAGACAATCTTCATCCATAATCTCAAGAGCAAAAGTGTGGTACAAACATGAATACTGCAAAGGAGAATTCATTCACCACAATTGTGTCTTTTCTTGGCGAGACCTTCCATGGATTGTTAAAAGACCAAATTTGTTTCTCCACAAACTCAAAGTGGATTATGACCCCTTAGTACTTCATTGTTTAGAAGAATTGATATACAATCGAACAGTTAGTCCAATTCAGTTGAATTTAGACTTTTATCGTGAATTTTCAAAGTTTAAAATCTTGCATAGATTAGAAGACAATGGGGAATGGTCACAAACTAGTATTAAATGA